The following are encoded together in the Arcticibacterium luteifluviistationis genome:
- a CDS encoding Gfo/Idh/MocA family protein: protein MAEKKKLRIGLVGTGLMGRTHANGYNRIHNFFPDLEFEPELVAVCSRNEEKVKAFAEQWNFASYETDWRKLIARDDIDAIDVCTPNDSHAEISIAAAEAGKMVLCEKPLSRTIEEGQKMVDAAEKAGVKTTVWYNYRRIPAVTLAKNIIDSGKLGKIFHYRGNFLQDWTINADLPQGGEGLWRMDANAAGSGVTGDLLAHCIDSAMWLNGGIKDVSAVTETFVKERMHQLTGKVEPVKIDDACLFHCHFENGSLGLFEATRYARGHKALKTFEINGENASIRWDLHDLNRLEFFDHADDSKLRGWRSIHVTDGDHPYIDKWWIPGCGIGWEHSFVHQVADFLKSLEDDSDCSPTFKEALQTQKVCEAIIESATERKWVDTGVDGQFV, encoded by the coding sequence ATGGCAGAAAAAAAGAAACTAAGAATAGGATTAGTAGGCACCGGCCTAATGGGTAGAACCCATGCAAACGGATATAATAGAATTCATAATTTCTTCCCTGATTTAGAATTTGAGCCAGAATTAGTGGCTGTATGCTCTAGAAACGAAGAAAAAGTAAAGGCTTTTGCAGAACAATGGAACTTTGCATCGTACGAAACAGATTGGAGAAAACTGATAGCAAGAGATGATATTGACGCCATTGACGTATGCACACCAAACGACAGTCACGCCGAAATATCAATAGCAGCCGCTGAAGCTGGTAAAATGGTATTATGCGAAAAACCACTTTCTAGAACCATAGAAGAAGGTCAAAAAATGGTAGACGCTGCCGAAAAAGCTGGTGTAAAAACCACTGTTTGGTATAACTACAGAAGAATTCCGGCTGTTACGCTTGCCAAAAACATTATTGATTCAGGTAAACTGGGTAAAATCTTCCATTACAGAGGAAACTTCTTGCAAGACTGGACCATCAATGCCGACCTTCCACAAGGTGGTGAAGGACTTTGGCGTATGGATGCTAATGCTGCCGGTTCTGGTGTTACAGGTGATTTGTTAGCTCACTGTATTGACTCCGCTATGTGGCTTAATGGTGGCATTAAAGATGTATCTGCCGTTACAGAGACTTTTGTAAAAGAGCGTATGCATCAGCTTACTGGTAAAGTAGAGCCTGTCAAAATTGACGATGCTTGCCTTTTCCATTGCCATTTTGAGAATGGCTCTTTAGGTCTTTTTGAAGCTACTAGATATGCCAGAGGCCACAAGGCTTTAAAAACATTTGAAATCAATGGTGAGAATGCATCTATCCGTTGGGATTTGCATGACCTGAACAGACTAGAATTCTTTGACCATGCTGACGACTCTAAGCTCAGAGGATGGCGTTCTATTCACGTTACAGATGGTGACCATCCGTATATTGACAAATGGTGGATTCCTGGTTGTGGCATTGGTTGGGAGCACAGTTTTGTGCACCAGGTTGCCGATTTCTTAAAAAGTCTGGAAGATGACAGCGACTGCTCTCCTACTTTCAAAGAAGCTTTACAAACACAAAAAGTCTGTGAAGCCATCATTGAATCTGCTACAGAGAGAAAATGGGTTGACACCGGTGTTGACGGTCAATTTGTATAA
- a CDS encoding sugar ABC transporter ATP-binding protein, whose translation MPLLQISQISKSFSGIKVLENISFDLKSGEVHALMGENGAGKSTLMKILMGLLKADTGSIHLEGEDITKMDVQETLKKGIAMIHQEILMVPELSIAQNIFLGKETSTFSFLKEKHINQQTQELFDNIGLTLNPKTKMKDLSIAQMQMVEIVKAISNEAKIIIMDEPTSALSDKEVAKLFKIIKDLKSRNVAIVYISHKMDEIFQIADRITVLRDGNYIGTKTVKELNNKTLITMMVGREIDSIYPESHAEIGETILEVKDLTSRGKFENINFELKEGEVLGLAGLVGAGRTEVARVIAGLDKFNSGKIILEGAELKLKSPKDAIANKIGYVSEDRKALGFIPDLSVNENLTLASLPIYANGAFPVKNREESVGNHMVKDLKIKTNGLTQSVGSLSGGNQQKVVIGKVLLTSPKVIILDEPTRGIDIGAKFEIYKLIRTLSQNGIAIIMISSELPEVLGMSDRIVVLSEGKQTAILSGKEATQENIMHYAIH comes from the coding sequence ATGCCCCTTCTTCAAATCTCTCAGATTTCAAAATCCTTTTCCGGAATTAAGGTTCTAGAAAACATCTCTTTTGACCTAAAGTCAGGCGAGGTACATGCTCTTATGGGAGAAAATGGTGCAGGTAAATCTACCCTCATGAAAATACTCATGGGATTGCTAAAAGCAGATACCGGAAGTATTCATCTGGAAGGCGAAGACATCACAAAAATGGATGTGCAAGAAACCTTAAAAAAAGGTATTGCCATGATTCATCAAGAAATTTTGATGGTACCTGAGTTGAGCATTGCTCAAAACATCTTTTTAGGAAAAGAAACCTCCACTTTTTCCTTTTTAAAGGAGAAGCATATCAATCAGCAAACACAAGAGCTTTTTGACAACATTGGTTTGACGCTAAATCCTAAAACCAAGATGAAGGATTTGAGCATAGCTCAAATGCAAATGGTGGAAATAGTAAAAGCCATTTCAAATGAGGCTAAAATCATCATTATGGATGAGCCCACCTCTGCTCTATCTGATAAAGAGGTAGCCAAGCTTTTTAAAATCATCAAAGACCTTAAAAGTAGAAATGTAGCCATAGTCTATATTTCTCACAAAATGGATGAAATTTTCCAAATAGCAGACAGAATAACCGTGCTACGAGATGGAAACTACATAGGAACTAAAACAGTAAAGGAATTAAACAACAAAACCCTCATTACCATGATGGTGGGTAGAGAAATTGACAGTATTTATCCAGAATCACATGCCGAAATAGGTGAAACAATACTGGAAGTAAAGGATTTGACTTCTAGAGGTAAGTTTGAAAACATCAATTTTGAATTAAAAGAAGGCGAGGTATTAGGCTTAGCAGGTTTAGTAGGTGCTGGAAGAACAGAAGTAGCCAGAGTTATAGCTGGACTAGATAAGTTTAATAGTGGGAAAATAATACTAGAAGGTGCTGAACTAAAGCTCAAAAGCCCTAAAGATGCCATTGCTAATAAAATAGGTTATGTAAGCGAAGACCGAAAAGCATTAGGTTTTATTCCAGACCTCTCGGTCAATGAGAATCTCACTTTGGCCAGTTTACCAATATACGCCAACGGTGCCTTCCCTGTCAAAAACCGTGAAGAAAGTGTTGGCAATCACATGGTAAAAGACCTAAAAATCAAAACTAATGGTCTCACGCAAAGCGTAGGAAGCCTAAGCGGCGGAAATCAACAAAAAGTGGTAATTGGAAAAGTACTATTAACTTCTCCCAAAGTCATTATTTTAGATGAACCTACACGAGGCATTGACATTGGAGCTAAATTTGAAATTTATAAGCTTATCAGAACCCTTAGTCAAAATGGAATTGCAATTATCATGATTTCTTCCGAGTTGCCAGAGGTACTCGGCATGAGCGACAGAATAGTGGTACTGTCTGAAGGAAAACAAACCGCTATATTATCAGGAAAAGAAGCCACTCAAGAAAACATTATGCACTATGCAATTCACTAA
- a CDS encoding ABC transporter permease, with amino-acid sequence MQFTKSLKEYGILISFIVTCAILSIATPQFLSVANWTIIITQVSINALLAFGVTFVIITGGIDLSIGSIVAVTGVVAASLAQNGDYPVIVAVIGGLMAGLAFGLLNGFLVTKSKIAPFIVTLGTMTIGRGLALILSKGRPVSNLSDSFNFIGNGKIAGLPVPIIILIIVFIICSIALRKTIFGRYIYAIGGNEDAAWASGISVDKIKLAAYAICGALAGLAGILLTARINTGQPNSGMGFELDAIAAVVIGGTSTTGGRGTMIGTLIGVLLIGVINNGLDLMNVTSYYQQVIMGVIIIGAVLMDSWNQKTRN; translated from the coding sequence ATGCAATTCACTAAAAGCCTAAAAGAATACGGCATACTTATTTCCTTCATAGTCACCTGTGCTATACTTTCTATTGCTACACCGCAGTTTTTAAGTGTAGCCAACTGGACCATCATTATCACCCAAGTTTCCATAAACGCCTTATTGGCTTTTGGAGTAACTTTTGTCATCATCACTGGTGGTATCGACCTCTCCATTGGTTCCATAGTGGCAGTAACTGGTGTGGTAGCGGCCTCGCTTGCCCAAAATGGCGACTACCCCGTTATAGTAGCTGTGATAGGAGGACTAATGGCAGGACTTGCCTTTGGTCTATTAAACGGATTTCTCGTTACTAAAAGTAAGATTGCCCCATTTATAGTAACGCTAGGTACTATGACCATTGGTAGAGGTTTGGCTCTAATATTAAGCAAAGGAAGACCCGTTTCTAACCTATCAGACAGCTTTAACTTTATTGGTAATGGCAAAATAGCTGGACTTCCAGTTCCTATTATCATTCTAATTATTGTCTTCATTATATGTTCCATAGCTCTTCGTAAAACTATTTTCGGTAGATATATTTATGCCATAGGTGGCAATGAAGATGCCGCTTGGGCATCCGGAATTAGTGTTGACAAAATCAAATTAGCGGCTTATGCTATTTGTGGAGCATTAGCTGGTTTAGCAGGAATTTTATTGACCGCCAGAATAAACACAGGTCAGCCGAACTCAGGAATGGGTTTTGAACTAGACGCTATTGCGGCTGTAGTTATTGGTGGTACCAGCACCACAGGTGGTCGAGGAACTATGATAGGTACCCTCATCGGGGTTTTGCTTATTGGTGTCATAAACAACGGACTCGACCTTATGAACGTAACTTCTTATTACCAGCAGGTCATTATGGGTGTCATCATCATTGGTGCTGTATTGATGGACAGCTGGAATCAAAAAACTAGAAACTAA
- a CDS encoding sugar ABC transporter substrate-binding protein codes for MKSLKLLFFAGLISLTACGPAEDDGKLVIGVTMLSMQNEFIVNVADEMQKKADEMGVKLITVDAERSALKQMEQVESFIAQGVDAIILNPCEVEASSPAVSRAIAAGIPIVNVNSETTAKPTAFVGSNDVESARIAMNYLAEKMNGKGNLVMIHGFMGQAAQIQREEGAKEILKAHPDMKLLAEQTGEWDRSKSMDLMQNWIQSYGDQIDAVFAHNDEMGMGAVKALQNAGMKDQVLVVSIDAIQDALQAVKKGELDATVFQNAREQGVAAVNTAVKLAQGQKTEEKILIPFQLVIKGNVDNFLK; via the coding sequence ATGAAATCATTAAAACTACTATTTTTTGCAGGTCTTATTTCGCTCACCGCATGTGGTCCAGCAGAAGACGATGGCAAACTAGTCATTGGAGTTACCATGCTCAGCATGCAAAACGAGTTCATTGTCAATGTAGCTGACGAGATGCAAAAAAAGGCAGATGAGATGGGTGTAAAACTCATCACGGTGGATGCCGAAAGGTCTGCCCTTAAACAAATGGAACAGGTAGAAAGCTTCATAGCCCAAGGTGTAGATGCCATTATTCTAAACCCTTGTGAAGTAGAAGCCAGTTCTCCTGCAGTATCTAGAGCCATAGCTGCTGGTATTCCTATTGTCAATGTCAATTCAGAAACTACCGCAAAGCCAACGGCTTTTGTAGGTTCTAATGATGTGGAGTCGGCCCGAATAGCGATGAACTACTTAGCCGAAAAAATGAATGGTAAAGGGAACTTGGTTATGATTCATGGCTTTATGGGACAAGCCGCCCAAATCCAAAGAGAAGAAGGTGCCAAAGAAATATTAAAGGCACATCCTGACATGAAACTTCTGGCAGAGCAAACTGGAGAATGGGACAGGTCAAAAAGTATGGACTTAATGCAAAACTGGATTCAATCTTATGGCGACCAAATTGACGCAGTGTTTGCTCATAATGACGAAATGGGCATGGGAGCCGTTAAAGCACTTCAAAATGCGGGTATGAAAGACCAAGTATTGGTAGTGAGTATTGATGCTATTCAGGATGCTCTTCAAGCTGTAAAAAAGGGAGAATTGGACGCCACTGTGTTTCAAAATGCTAGGGAGCAAGGTGTAGCAGCGGTGAACACGGCGGTCAAGCTAGCTCAAGGACAAAAAACAGAAGAAAAAATTCTTATTCCATTTCAATTAGTAATAAAGGGAAATGTGGATAATTTCTTAAAATAA
- a CDS encoding bifunctional aldolase/short-chain dehydrogenase, whose product MNPTVKEFKYVDYLWDNKKAEALKDDQVALFLYRSNILGADLRITNYGGGNTSCKTIEKDPLTNEEVEVMWIKGSGGDIGTLTRSGIAGLYTERLRNLKDVYGGLEDEDRMVGLFNHCIYDLDSRAPSIDTPLHGLLPFAHIDHLHPDALIAVAAAEDSEKVTKEIWGDTMGWVPWQRPGFDLGLQLEKCLAENPGIRGIVLGSHGLFTWADNSYDCYINSLEVIEMASEYIEKKIAEKGSVFGGQKIESLAKQERLDKAAELMPLLRGLCSSENRMIGHFTDADVVLEFINSNDLARLAPMGTSCPDHFLRTKIQPLVLTLNANEDLSDSAAVLAKLEPAFEAYRNEYQAYYDTCKKANSPAVRDANPVIIIYPGVGMFSFAKNKQTTRVASEFYVNAINVMRGAEAITSYTSLPRQEAFDIEYWLLEEAKLSRMPKEKPLSRKVAFVTGAGGGIGKAIADKLAEEGANVFLTDIAEDRLKEAVATYPADTAAYAVCDVTDSNSVVEAYKAASLEFGGVDIIVHSAGLAISKPLVETTDADWDILQKVLVKGQFELAKQAVGVLRKQNLGGDFISIASKNGLVAGPNNVAYGTSKAAQQHMARLLAAELGPEKIRVNTVNPDGVIVGSKIWEGAWAEGRAKAYGIKVEELPAHYAKRNLMNEIIYPADIANGVFALVAILDKSTGNIINVDGGMANAFVR is encoded by the coding sequence ATGAACCCTACAGTTAAAGAATTCAAATACGTAGATTACCTCTGGGACAATAAAAAAGCCGAGGCTCTTAAAGACGACCAAGTTGCCTTATTTTTATATAGATCTAATATTTTAGGTGCGGACCTCAGAATCACCAATTATGGCGGTGGAAACACAAGCTGTAAAACGATAGAAAAAGACCCACTTACCAACGAAGAAGTAGAGGTAATGTGGATTAAAGGATCTGGTGGAGATATAGGAACATTGACCCGTTCGGGCATTGCAGGTTTATACACAGAAAGGCTTCGTAACCTTAAAGATGTGTACGGAGGACTAGAAGACGAAGACCGTATGGTTGGTCTTTTTAATCATTGCATTTATGACCTTGACAGCCGTGCTCCTTCTATTGACACGCCTCTTCACGGTCTTTTACCTTTTGCTCACATTGACCACCTACACCCAGATGCCCTTATTGCGGTAGCTGCTGCTGAAGACAGCGAGAAGGTTACAAAAGAAATTTGGGGAGATACTATGGGTTGGGTACCTTGGCAGCGTCCAGGTTTTGACCTTGGTTTACAGTTAGAAAAATGTTTGGCAGAAAATCCAGGCATCAGAGGAATAGTATTGGGTAGTCACGGTCTATTCACTTGGGCAGACAATTCGTATGATTGCTACATCAATAGCCTTGAGGTTATTGAAATGGCATCAGAGTACATTGAGAAGAAAATAGCAGAAAAAGGAAGCGTTTTTGGTGGACAAAAAATTGAAAGCCTTGCTAAGCAAGAACGTCTTGATAAAGCCGCTGAACTAATGCCACTTTTACGTGGATTATGCTCTTCTGAAAACCGCATGATTGGCCACTTCACTGATGCCGATGTGGTTTTAGAATTTATCAATAGTAACGATTTGGCAAGACTGGCTCCTATGGGAACCTCTTGTCCTGACCATTTCTTGAGAACTAAGATTCAGCCTTTGGTATTGACACTTAATGCTAATGAAGATTTATCTGACTCAGCAGCAGTTTTGGCGAAGTTAGAACCAGCTTTTGAAGCTTACAGAAATGAGTACCAAGCTTATTATGACACTTGTAAAAAAGCAAATAGCCCAGCGGTAAGAGATGCCAATCCGGTCATTATTATTTACCCAGGTGTAGGTATGTTTAGCTTCGCAAAAAACAAGCAAACTACCCGTGTAGCTAGTGAGTTTTATGTCAATGCCATTAATGTAATGCGTGGTGCTGAAGCTATTACTTCTTACACATCATTGCCAAGACAAGAAGCATTTGACATTGAATATTGGTTATTAGAGGAAGCGAAGCTTTCTAGAATGCCTAAAGAAAAGCCACTTTCAAGAAAAGTAGCTTTTGTAACTGGTGCAGGTGGTGGAATAGGTAAAGCCATTGCAGATAAATTAGCAGAAGAAGGAGCCAATGTGTTCTTAACTGACATAGCCGAAGATAGACTAAAAGAAGCCGTAGCTACTTACCCTGCCGACACTGCAGCTTATGCCGTATGTGACGTAACAGATAGCAATTCTGTGGTAGAAGCTTACAAAGCAGCTTCACTAGAGTTTGGTGGTGTAGACATCATAGTACACAGTGCCGGACTTGCCATTTCTAAGCCATTGGTAGAAACTACTGACGCCGACTGGGATATTCTTCAGAAAGTATTGGTAAAAGGTCAATTTGAACTTGCCAAACAAGCTGTAGGCGTACTTCGTAAGCAAAACCTTGGAGGAGACTTCATTAGCATCGCTAGTAAAAACGGATTAGTAGCAGGGCCAAACAACGTAGCTTACGGTACCTCAAAAGCCGCTCAGCAGCACATGGCAAGATTACTTGCTGCAGAGTTAGGACCAGAGAAAATTCGTGTAAACACAGTCAATCCTGACGGCGTGATAGTAGGTAGTAAAATATGGGAAGGTGCATGGGCAGAAGGCAGAGCCAAAGCTTATGGCATCAAAGTAGAAGAACTACCAGCTCACTACGCCAAGAGAAACTTAATGAATGAAATTATTTATCCAGCCGATATAGCCAACGGAGTTTTTGCTCTAGTAGCCATATTAGATAAAAGCACTGGAAACATTATTAATGTGGACGGTGGTATGGCAAACGCATTTGTCAGATAA
- a CDS encoding FGGY-family carbohydrate kinase, translated as MKQKVTAVFDIGKTNKKIFLFNKNFQEVHKEYIRFDETVDEDGYPCEDIDKLKTWIVDTFDNILKADKYEITSLNFSTYGASFVHIGYDGQVVAPLYNYTKPYDAKIEAKFYRKYGPIAKFCQETGSSKLGNLNSGLQIYLLKYQQPELFKKIKYSLHLPQFVSYLFTGIPLSEYTSIGCHTALWDYKKQDYHTWVYEEGINEKLPSIVPTESSINMNYKGHKMKIGVGIHDSSSALVPYLRSSKKPFLLVSTGTWAITLNPFSDGILSATDLKADCQNNMRINGEAVKAARLFLGNEYKLQIAKLTEHYKVPHETHRTVKFSKSIFKKLNENFKPHFAWESLKDSAAPKKTTLPFESFEEAYHQMMQELVKLQVKNIDMAKGKAKLERIYIDGGFSDNDIYIKLLSHYLSPMELKTTDSSLGSALGAAIAISDVTLNPKFLKKNYSLKKHKAVSL; from the coding sequence ATGAAACAGAAGGTCACCGCCGTTTTTGATATTGGCAAAACCAATAAGAAGATTTTCCTTTTTAATAAGAACTTCCAAGAGGTTCATAAAGAGTACATTCGTTTTGATGAAACTGTAGACGAAGACGGATACCCTTGTGAAGATATTGACAAGTTAAAAACGTGGATAGTAGACACTTTTGACAATATTCTGAAGGCTGATAAATATGAAATCACAAGCCTAAACTTCTCTACCTACGGAGCTAGTTTTGTGCATATTGGTTATGATGGCCAAGTGGTGGCTCCGCTATATAATTATACCAAACCGTATGATGCCAAAATAGAAGCAAAATTTTACAGAAAGTATGGCCCGATTGCCAAATTCTGTCAAGAAACAGGCTCTTCAAAATTGGGAAATTTAAACTCTGGATTGCAGATATATCTGCTCAAGTATCAACAGCCAGAGCTTTTCAAAAAGATAAAATACTCGCTTCACCTTCCACAATTTGTCAGTTACTTATTCACTGGAATTCCACTTAGTGAATACACCAGCATAGGCTGTCATACTGCACTTTGGGATTACAAAAAGCAAGATTACCATACATGGGTTTATGAAGAAGGTATTAATGAAAAGCTACCAAGCATAGTACCTACCGAAAGTAGTATCAACATGAACTACAAAGGGCACAAAATGAAAATTGGTGTGGGAATTCATGACAGTTCCTCTGCCCTAGTTCCTTACCTGAGAAGTTCTAAAAAACCGTTCTTATTAGTATCTACTGGCACATGGGCCATTACCTTAAATCCGTTTAGCGATGGCATTTTAAGTGCGACCGATTTAAAGGCCGACTGTCAAAACAACATGCGAATAAACGGCGAAGCCGTAAAAGCCGCAAGACTATTTTTAGGCAATGAATACAAGCTACAAATAGCCAAACTAACCGAACATTATAAAGTACCCCACGAAACACACCGTACGGTCAAATTCTCAAAGAGTATTTTCAAAAAGCTAAACGAGAACTTTAAGCCACATTTTGCTTGGGAAAGCCTCAAAGACTCCGCGGCACCAAAGAAAACTACTTTACCTTTTGAAAGCTTTGAAGAGGCTTACCATCAAATGATGCAGGAGCTAGTAAAGCTTCAGGTGAAAAACATTGACATGGCAAAAGGGAAAGCGAAATTGGAAAGGATATATATTGACGGAGGTTTTTCCGACAACGACATCTACATAAAACTGCTGAGTCACTACCTAAGCCCTATGGAGCTTAAAACTACCGATTCGTCTTTAGGATCTGCCTTAGGTGCTGCCATAGCTATCTCTGATGTTACGCTTAATCCAAAGTTCCTAAAGAAAAACTACTCGCTTAAAAAGCATAAGGCCGTGAGTTTGTAA